A stretch of the Argentina anserina chromosome 6, drPotAnse1.1, whole genome shotgun sequence genome encodes the following:
- the LOC126797216 gene encoding 60S ribosomal protein L6-1-like, whose protein sequence is MAPKARVPQKTRNPDLIRGLGKYSRSKMYHKRGLWAIKAKNGGVFPRHDAKPAAEAPSVKAPKFYPAEDVKKPLVNKHKPKPTKLRASITPGTVLIVLAGRFKGKRVVFLKQLPSGLLLVTGPFKINGVPLRRVNQSYVIGTSTKVDISGVNVEKFDDKYFGKAVEKKKKKKGEGEFFEADKEDKKEFPQEKKDDQKTVDVPLIKSIEAVPDLKTYLSARFSLRSGMKPHELVF, encoded by the exons ATGGCACCAAAAGCGAGGGTTCCCCAGAAGACCCGAAACCCAGATCTGATCCGCGGCTTGGGTAAGTACTCAAGGTCCAAGATGTACCACAAGCGCGGCCTTTGGGCCATCAAGGCCAAAAATGGCGGTGTCTTCCCCCGTCACGACGCCAAGCCGGCCGCCGAGGCTCCGTCGGTGAAGGCCCCTAAGTTTTATCCTGCTGAGGATGTCAAGAAGCCTCTGGTCAACAAGCATAAGCCCAAGCCGACCAAGCTCAG GGCGAGTATTACACCTGGGACTGTGTTGATTGTTCTGGCTGGAAGGTTTAAGGGGAAGAGAGTTGTTTTCCTTAAGCAGCTTCCATCTGGGCTGCTTCTTGTCACTG GGCCATTCAAGATTAATGGTGTTCCATTGAGACGTGTGAATCAGTCCTATGTGATTGGCACTTCCACCAAGGTTGATATATCTGGGGTTAATGTGGAAAAGTTTGATGACAAGTACTTTGGAAAGGCCgtggaaaagaagaagaagaagaaaggagaGGGAGAGTTCTTTGAGGCAGATAAGGAG GACAAGAAAGAATTCccacaagaaaagaaagatgatCAGAAGACTGTGGATGTTCCTTTGATAAAGTCCATTGAGGCTGTCCCAGACTTGAAGACATACTTATCTGCAAGATTCTCCCTTAGATCTGGCATGAAGCCTCATGAGCTTGTATTTTAG
- the LOC126797215 gene encoding FT-interacting protein 1 produces MKSQAGSNPQEDYKLKDTKPQLGERWPHGGVRGGGGWISSERATSTYDLVEQMFYLYVRVVKAKDLPTNPVTGSCDPYIEVKLGNYKGKTQHFEKKTNPEWKQVFAFSKDKIQSSILEVYVREKDMVARDDYVGKVVFDMNEVPTRVPPDSPLAPQWYRLEHRRSDTYKVRGEVMLAVWMGTQADEAFPEAWHSDAASVHGEGVFSIRSKVYVSPKLWYLRVNVIEAQDVEPHDKSQPPQAFVKAHVGNQTLKTKVCPTKTPNPMWNEDLLFVAAEPFEELLVLTIENKVSSKEEQVGKISLPLTMFERRLDHRPVHSRWFTLEKFGFGALEGDKRHELKFSTRVHLRVCLEGAYHVLDESTLYISDVRPTARQLWKQPIGILEVGILSAQGILPMKTKDGKSTTDAYCVAKYGQKWVRTRTIIESSSPKWNEQYTWEVYDPCTVITLGVFDNCHLGGNEKPTSGSGAKNDSRIGKVRIRLSTLEMDRIYTNSYPLLVLHPSGLKKMGELQLAVRFTCLSLANIIYLYGHPLLPKMHYLHPFTVNQLDSLRYQAMNIVAVRLGRAEPPLRKEVVEYMLDVDSHMWSMRRSKANFFRIVSLFSGLISMSRWLGEVRHWKNPITTVLVHVLFFLLICYPELILPTIFLYMFLIGIWNFRFRPRVPPSMDTKLSWAEAVHPDEMDEEFDTFPTSKAQDVVRMRYDRLRSVAGRIQTVVGDIATQGERFQAVLSWRDPRASSLFVFLCLIIAVVLYVTPFKMLALISGIVWLRHPRFRSKLPSAPSNFFRRLPSRADSML; encoded by the coding sequence ATGAAATCACAGGCTGGTAGTAATCCCCAAGAGGACTACAAATTGAAGGACACGAAACCCCAGCTTGGGGAACGATGGCCACATGGAGGAGTGCGCGGTGGAGGAGGGTGGATTAGCAGTGAAAGAGCTACAAGCACTTATGACCTTGTTGAGCAGATGTTCTATCTCTATGTTAGAGTTGTTAAAGCAAAAGATCTGCCAACAAACCCTGTAACAGGAAGTTGTGACCCTTACATAGAAGTGAAGCTTGGAAATTACAAGGGCAAAACACAGCACtttgagaaaaaaacaaaCCCCGAATGGAAGCAGGTGTTTGCATTCTCAAAAGACAAGATTCAGTCTTCCATACTTGAAGTTTATGTCAGAGAGAAAGACATGGTAGCAAGAGATGACTATGTAGGAAAAGTGGTGTTTGACATGAATGAAGTGCCAACTAGAGTTCCGCCGGATAGTCCTTTGGCGCCTCAGTGGTATAGATTAGAACACCGCAGAAGCGATACCTATAAGGTCAGAGGAGAGGTTATGCTTGCAGTTTGGATGGGCACACAGGCTGATGAAGCTTTCCCAGAAGCTTGGCACTCGGATGCTGCTTCAGTTCATGGAGAAGGAGTTTTTAGCATTCGTTCCAAAGTTTACGTTTCACCAAAACTCTGGTATCTCAGAGTCAATGTAATTGAAGCTCAAGATGTGGAACCACATGACAAAAGCCAACCACCACAAGCTTTTGTGAAGGCTCATGTTGGGAACCAGACACTCAAGACAAAGGTATGTCCGACCAAAACTCCTAATCCAATGTGGAATGAAGACTTGCTCTTCGTAGCAGCAGAGCCTTTTGAAGAACTGCTTGTGCTTACAATTGAAAACAAAGTCAGCtcaaaagaagaacaagtGGGGAAAATAAGCTTGCCACTGACCATGTTCGAAAGGCGCTTGGATCACAGGCCAGTACATTCTCGCTGGTTCACCCTCGAAAAATTTGGTTTCGGTGCATTGGAGGGAGACAAAAGGCATGAGCTCAAATTTTCAACCAGAGTCCATCTAAGAGTCTGTCTTGAGGGTGCTTACCATGTTCTGGATGAATCGACCTTATACATAAGTGATGTGAGGCCTACTGCTAGGCAGCTATGGAAACAACCAATTGGGATTCTTGAAGTGGGGATCTTAAGTGCTCAAGGGATTCTTCCGATGAAGACCAAGGATGGTAAATCAACAACTGATGCTTACTGTGTAGCTAAGTATGGGCAGAAATGGGTGAGGACCAGAACAATCATCGAAAGCTCCAGTCCGAAATGGAATGAGCAATACACATGGGAGGTCTATGACCCTTGCACTGTGATCACACTAGGAGTTTTCGACAACTGTCATCTGGGTGGAAATGAGAAACCAACTTCCGGCAGCGGAGCAAAAAATGACTCGAGAATTGGCAAGGTAAGAATCAGGCTATCAACTCTTGAAATGGATAGGATTTACACCAACTCTTATCCACTTCTTGTTCTTCACCCATCTGGATTGAAGAAGATGGGGGAGCTGCAACTAGCAGTGAGGTTTACCTGTCTCTCATTAGCAAATATAATCTACCTCTATGGTCATCCCTTGCTTCCCAAAATGCATTACCTGCATCCATTCACTGTAAACCAGTTAGATAGTCTGAGGTATCAGGCAATGAACATTGTAGCTGTAAGACTTGGCAGAGCTGAGCCACCACTAAGAAAAGAGGTGGTGGAGTACATGCTTGATGTAGATTCCCACATGTGGAGCATGAGAAGAAGCAAAGCCAACTTCTTCAGAATTGTTTCACTCTTCTCTGGCCTAATCTCCATGAGCAGGTGGCTTGGCGAAGTACGTCACTGGAAAAATCCAATCACTACAGTTCTAGTTCATGTTCTGTTTTTCCTACTGATCTGCTACCCAGAACTGATCCTCCCTACGATCTTCCTGTACATGTTTCTCATCGGAATATGGAATTTCCGTTTCCGGCCACGAGTTCCACCCAGTATGGATACTAAGCTTTCATGGGCAGAAGCTGTTCACCCGGATGAAATGGATGAAGAGTTCGACACCTTCCCCACATCGAAGGCCCAAGACGTGGTGCGAATGAGATATGATAGACTACGAAGTGTAGCGGGAAGAATTCAAACGGTGGTTGGAGACATAGCAACTCAGGGGGAGAGATTCCAGGCAGTGCTCAGTTGGAGAGACCCAAGAGCAAGCAGCCTGTTCGTATTTCTGTGCCTTATTATTGCTGTGGTGCTCTATGTGACACCCTTCAAGATGCTTGCACTGATTTCAGGCATAGTCTGGCTACGCCACCCAAGATTCCGAAGCAAGCTACCTTCAGCGCCCAGCAATTTCTTCAGAAGACTGCCATCTCGAGCTGATAGCATGCTCTGA
- the LOC126800968 gene encoding polygalacturonase inhibitor, whose amino-acid sequence MDLKLSTLLCFSVFISTILTPTLSELCNPKDKNVLFEIKTAFNNPYILSSWKSDADCCTDWYNVECDPNTNRINSLTIFTDDRLTGQIPAQVGDLPYLETLVLRKLPNLTGPIQPSIAKLKHLKMLRLSWNGLSGSVPDFLSELKNLTFLELNFNNFTGSIPSSLSKLPNLLALRLDRNQLTGPIPSSFGQFVGTVPDLFLSHNKLTGKIPTSFANMNFDQIDLSRNMLEGDASMIFGSNKTTQIVDLSRNMLEFDLSKVVFSTSLSSVDLNHNRITGSIPGQLTQLDNLQLFNVSYNRLCDRIPVGGKLQSFDTTSYFHNRCLCGAPLPSC is encoded by the exons ATGGACCTCAAGCTCTCCACTCTCCTCTGCTTTTCTGTGTTCATCTCCACCATTCTAACCCCAACCCTCTCCGAGCTCTGCAACCCTAAAGACAAAAACGTTCTCTTCGAAATCAAGACAGCCTTCAACAATCCCTACATCTTGTCCTCATGGAAATCCGACGCCGACTGCTGTACCGACTGGTACAACGTTGAGTGTGATCCCAACACCAACCGCATCAACTCCCTCACCATCTTCACCGACGACCGTCTCACCGGCCAAATCCCCGCCCAAGTCGGAGATTTGCCCTACCTTGAAACACTCGTGCTCCGCAAGCTCCCCAATCTCACCGGTCCCATTCAGCCCTCCATCGCAAAGCTCAAGCACCTCAAGATGCTCAGGCTCAGCTGGAACGGCCTCTCAGGCTCAGTCCCTGACTTCCTCAGTGAGCTCAAGAACCTCACCTTCCTCGAGCTCAACTTTAACAACTTCACAGGCTCCATCCCCAGCTCGCTTTCAAAGCTACCCAACTTGCTAGCTCTTCGTCTTGACCGCAACCAGCTCACAG GTCCTATTCCTAGCTCATTCGGGCAATTTGTTGGAACGGTTCCAGATCTCTTCCTCTCCCACAACAAGCTCACAGGCAAAATTCCAACCTCATTTGCTAACATGAACTTTGATCAAATAGACTTGTCACGCAACATGCTCGAAGGCGACGCGTCAATGATATTCGGGTCGAACAAGACGACCCAGATCGTGGATTTGTCAAGGAACATGCTGGAATTCGATCTGTCCAAGGTGGTGTTTTCGACAAGCTTGAGCTCGGTGGACTTGAACCATAACAGGATCACAGGGAGTATCCCAGGGCAGTTGACTCAATTGGATAATTTGCAGTTGTTCAATGTGAGCTACAACAGGTTGTGTGATCGGATTCCGGTAGGCGGGAAGTTACAGAGCTTCGACACGACTTCGTATTTCCATAACCGGTGTCTGTGCGGTGCTCCACTCCCAAGTTGCTAG